From Desulfuromonas soudanensis, the proteins below share one genomic window:
- a CDS encoding MASE3 domain-containing protein, whose amino-acid sequence MIDYAVSSDKVSTLLLGGAVLIGLCLASFYNYLLFHTLVEFFSVVVACGIFMIAWNTRRIIKNNYFLFVGIASLFVALVEISHVLTYKGLGIFPGISPDIATQLWIASRYLQSLSLLVAPWFIGRRLRAGWTIAFFLTLTSLLLTAVFSGNFPACFVEGSGLTPFKKGSEYLVCLLFLGAIYFMVRKKEAFNRGVVRLLSGALLCFIAAELAFTLYSDVYGLSNAIGHILKFAGFYLVYKALIETVLARPYDLLFRELKQSEERYRRLYKDTPVMLHSIDRDGRLVSVSNYWLAYLGYGKDEAINVKLTSFFTEESRRYAEEVVFPEYFQTGYCKDVPYRIRKKNGEILDVLLSATADRDDQGEIIRSLAVMIDITERKRASEKIASLNASLAAKAEELEKANLELESFSHTVAHDLRAPLTNISGACQGLNELCADTLDGKSKKFIDYIHDETLRMDLFISALLDFSHLNRQELHREELDLSEMAAAIVLGLRMREPERQVTFTLAEGVKCLGDPVLIYSVLENLLGNAWKYTGARDEARIEFGVIAEEEKPVFFVRDNGAGFDMNQAHRLFGAFQRLHNRDEFAGTGLGLTTVQRILFRHGGRIWAEGEKDKGATFFFTL is encoded by the coding sequence ATGATCGATTACGCCGTCAGCTCCGACAAAGTCTCCACTCTCCTTTTGGGCGGAGCGGTTCTGATCGGCCTCTGCCTGGCCAGTTTTTACAACTATCTCCTGTTCCATACCCTCGTTGAATTCTTCTCCGTGGTCGTGGCCTGCGGTATTTTCATGATCGCCTGGAACACCCGGCGCATCATAAAAAACAACTACTTTCTCTTTGTCGGTATCGCCTCCCTCTTTGTCGCCCTCGTCGAAATCTCCCATGTCCTGACCTACAAGGGGCTGGGGATCTTCCCCGGCATCTCTCCCGATATCGCAACCCAGCTCTGGATCGCCTCCCGGTACCTGCAAAGCCTTTCCCTCCTCGTCGCTCCCTGGTTCATCGGCCGCAGGCTCAGGGCCGGATGGACGATCGCCTTTTTCCTGACCCTCACCTCTCTCCTCCTGACGGCCGTTTTCAGCGGAAATTTCCCTGCCTGCTTCGTGGAGGGGAGCGGGCTGACTCCCTTCAAGAAGGGGAGCGAATATCTGGTCTGCCTCCTGTTCCTTGGCGCAATCTACTTCATGGTCAGGAAGAAGGAAGCCTTCAATAGGGGGGTGGTCCGGCTCCTCTCCGGTGCCCTCCTTTGCTTCATCGCCGCCGAACTCGCCTTCACCCTTTATTCCGATGTCTACGGGCTGAGCAACGCGATCGGCCATATCCTCAAGTTCGCCGGTTTTTACCTTGTTTACAAGGCCCTGATCGAAACCGTCCTGGCCCGACCCTACGATCTTCTCTTCCGGGAACTTAAGCAGAGCGAGGAGCGCTACCGCCGCCTCTACAAGGATACTCCGGTCATGCTCCACTCCATCGATCGGGACGGGCGGCTGGTCAGTGTCAGCAACTATTGGCTCGCCTACCTCGGGTACGGGAAGGACGAAGCGATCAACGTCAAACTAACTTCTTTTTTTACCGAAGAATCGCGTCGTTACGCCGAAGAGGTCGTGTTTCCGGAATATTTTCAGACCGGATATTGCAAGGATGTCCCCTACCGGATAAGGAAGAAGAACGGCGAGATCCTCGACGTTCTCCTCAGCGCCACGGCCGATCGGGACGATCAGGGGGAAATCATCCGCTCCCTGGCGGTCATGATCGACATCACCGAACGGAAGCGGGCATCGGAAAAAATTGCCAGCCTGAATGCCAGCCTGGCGGCAAAGGCCGAGGAGCTGGAAAAAGCCAATCTGGAGCTGGAGTCCTTCAGCCACACGGTCGCCCACGACCTGCGGGCGCCCCTGACGAACATCAGCGGCGCCTGTCAGGGGCTGAACGAACTGTGTGCCGATACCCTCGATGGGAAAAGCAAGAAATTCATCGACTACATTCATGACGAAACCCTGCGCATGGACCTCTTTATCAGCGCCCTCCTCGATTTCTCCCACCTGAATCGTCAGGAACTGCACCGGGAGGAGCTCGACCTCAGTGAGATGGCCGCAGCTATCGTCCTCGGTCTGCGGATGCGGGAACCGGAGCGTCAGGTCACCTTCACCCTCGCCGAAGGAGTAAAATGTCTCGGAGACCCGGTCCTCATCTATTCGGTCCTGGAAAATCTCCTCGGCAACGCCTGGAAATATACCGGCGCCAGAGACGAAGCCCGCATCGAATTCGGCGTGATTGCCGAGGAAGAGAAGCCGGTTTTTTTCGTCCGCGACAACGGCGCAGGCTTCGATATGAATCAGGCCCACAGGCTCTTCGGCGCTTTCCAACGCCTGCATAACAGGGACGAATTTGCCGGGACCGGTCTCGGCCTGACCACGGTGCAGCGCATCCTTTTTCGCCACGGCGGACGGATCTGGGCGGAAGGAGAGAAGGACAAGGGGGCGACGTTTTTCTTTACCCTGTAA
- a CDS encoding DUF4112 domain-containing protein, which translates to MNLSATAADRKRLERLAWFLDNSIPIPGLDIRVGFDALIGLLPGFGDSVGALMSSYILAEAARLGAPRAVLLKMAFNIAVDALIGAVPVLGDLFDFAWKANQRNVDLLRAYYDQPRKTVVVSRLFVWGLVLLLVGLVLCIGLLSFLLLRALWNAAGGL; encoded by the coding sequence ATGAACCTTTCAGCAACCGCAGCCGACCGAAAAAGACTGGAGCGCCTCGCCTGGTTTCTTGACAATTCCATCCCGATTCCCGGGCTCGACATCCGGGTCGGCTTCGATGCCCTGATCGGCCTCCTCCCTGGTTTCGGGGACAGTGTCGGCGCCCTGATGTCGAGCTATATCCTCGCCGAAGCCGCCCGCCTCGGCGCTCCCAGAGCGGTGCTGCTGAAGATGGCCTTCAATATCGCCGTCGACGCCCTCATCGGCGCCGTTCCGGTCCTGGGGGATCTCTTCGATTTTGCCTGGAAGGCCAACCAGCGAAATGTCGATCTTCTCCGCGCCTACTACGACCAGCCGCGCAAAACGGTGGTCGTCAGCCGCCTCTTCGTCTGGGGACTCGTCCTGCTGCTGGTCGGGTTGGTGCTGTGCATCGGCCTGCTGAGTTTCTTGCTCCTCCGCGCCCTGTGGAACGCGGCCGGGGGTCTTTGA
- a CDS encoding YqaE/Pmp3 family membrane protein, with amino-acid sequence MDFFRILIAILIPPLGVFLQVGFAGAFWLNILLTLLGYIPGIVHAVWIIAKR; translated from the coding sequence ATGGATTTTTTCCGGATACTGATCGCAATTCTCATCCCGCCCCTCGGGGTCTTCCTGCAGGTGGGTTTTGCCGGGGCCTTCTGGCTGAACATCCTGCTGACCCTCCTCGGCTATATTCCCGGGATCGTCCACGCGGTCTGGATCATCGCCAAACGGTAA
- a CDS encoding putative nucleotidyltransferase substrate binding domain-containing protein, producing MNELNTLFQPVGEYCRREVITCSADDPLVEAAAIMRTHGISGLVVCRAGVPAGMLTDRDLRNKAVAEGRNPRTLTVGDIMSSPLITVGEDTFLFEALHRLSRSGIHRLVVVDAAGRLAGIITDSDILRLQNSTPQHLILDIEEADDVETLKTLFEQVQKLVVQLLGAGVAVQDLVRNIAHLNDRILVRLVDLLLVEEFSDLSGRFAFLVLGSEGRGEQTLSTDQDNALVYADDLTLQERQRMVEFSQALISGILAVGIPSCPGGIMANNPLWRHSLSEWRVVLDEWFGTPVADNLLRIGMVADMRALQGDLQLEKALKEHILGRLAGDEIFLGHMTAKMLRFRVPLGWFGRIKTEKGEHRGKLDLKKAGIFTITEGVKILALSEGVSETGTAERIERLVRHKVLSRREADDLEATFHALVYFRLRTQVEAIREKRLPDNRIALDLLNRMEKGRLQVALEGVRSFQGVMERRYPLGQMV from the coding sequence GTGAATGAACTGAACACCCTCTTCCAGCCGGTGGGGGAGTACTGCCGCCGCGAGGTGATTACCTGTTCGGCCGACGATCCGTTGGTCGAGGCGGCGGCCATCATGCGGACGCACGGCATCTCCGGGCTGGTGGTCTGCCGCGCCGGCGTGCCGGCGGGGATGCTCACCGACCGCGATCTGCGCAACAAGGCGGTGGCCGAAGGTCGAAATCCCCGGACCCTGACCGTCGGCGACATCATGAGCTCGCCGCTGATCACCGTCGGCGAGGACACCTTTCTCTTTGAGGCCTTGCACCGCCTCTCCCGGTCCGGGATTCACCGGCTGGTCGTCGTCGATGCCGCCGGGCGCCTGGCCGGAATCATCACCGACTCGGATATTCTGCGCCTTCAGAACAGCACCCCCCAGCACCTGATCCTGGACATCGAGGAGGCGGACGATGTTGAAACGCTCAAAACCCTCTTTGAACAGGTTCAGAAACTGGTCGTCCAACTCCTCGGCGCCGGTGTGGCGGTTCAGGACCTGGTGCGGAATATCGCCCATCTCAACGACCGGATTCTGGTCCGGCTGGTCGATCTTCTGCTGGTTGAAGAATTCTCCGACCTCTCCGGGCGTTTCGCCTTCCTGGTCCTGGGGAGCGAGGGGCGGGGGGAGCAGACCCTCTCCACGGATCAGGACAACGCCCTCGTTTACGCCGATGACCTGACCCTCCAGGAACGACAGCGGATGGTAGAATTTTCCCAGGCGTTGATATCCGGAATCCTGGCCGTCGGCATCCCCTCCTGCCCGGGAGGGATCATGGCCAACAACCCCCTGTGGCGTCACAGCCTCTCCGAATGGCGCGTCGTCCTCGATGAGTGGTTCGGGACCCCGGTCGCCGACAATCTCCTGCGGATCGGAATGGTGGCCGATATGCGGGCCCTGCAGGGGGATCTGCAGCTGGAAAAGGCCTTGAAGGAGCATATCCTCGGCCGCCTTGCCGGAGATGAGATTTTCCTCGGGCATATGACCGCCAAAATGCTGCGTTTCCGGGTGCCGCTCGGGTGGTTCGGCCGGATCAAGACGGAAAAGGGGGAACACAGGGGAAAGCTCGATCTGAAAAAGGCCGGCATCTTTACCATCACCGAAGGGGTCAAGATTCTCGCCCTCTCCGAGGGGGTATCGGAAACGGGGACGGCCGAGCGGATCGAACGACTGGTTCGGCACAAGGTCCTGAGTCGCCGGGAAGCCGACGATCTGGAGGCGACCTTTCACGCCCTGGTCTACTTCCGCCTGCGCACCCAGGTGGAGGCGATCCGGGAAAAACGCCTCCCGGACAACCGGATTGCCCTCGACCTGCTCAACCGCATGGAAAAGGGGCGACTGCAGGTGGCCCTCGAGGGGGTGCGCTCCTTTCAGGGGGTGATGGAGCGCCGCTATCCGCTGGGTCAGATGGTTTGA